In Eschrichtius robustus isolate mEscRob2 chromosome 2, mEscRob2.pri, whole genome shotgun sequence, a single window of DNA contains:
- the LOC137758775 gene encoding olfactory receptor 10H1-like → MQGANLSAVTEFILIGFSIFPHLQLMFFLLFLLMYLFTLLGNLFIMVTIWREPSLHMPMYLFLCALSISEVLYTFAIIPRMLADLLSTHRSIALTACASQMFFSFTFGFTHSFLLTVMGYDRYVAICHPLRYNVLMSAHGCACLVAWSWAGGSIVGLVVTSAIFQLTFCGSNEIYHFVCHVKPLLKLACGENVFTLAMGVGLVCITALLGCCLLILLSYAFIVAAILRIPSAEGRHKAFSTCASHLTMVVVHYGFASVIYLKPKGPQSLEGDTLMGTTYTVLTPFLSPIIFSLRNKELKKAMKKTILNKL, encoded by the coding sequence ATGCAGGGAGCCAACCTCTCAGCAGTGACTGAATTCATCCTCATCGGCTTCTCCATCTTCCCCCACCTTCAGCTGATGTTCTTCTTGCTCTTCCTGCTGATGTACCTGTTCACGCTGCTGGGGAACCTCTTCATCATGGTCACCATCTGGAGGGAGCCCAGCCTCCACATGCCCATGTACCTCTTCCTGTGCGCCCTGTCCATCTCCGAGGTCCTCTACACCTTTGCCATCATCCCGCGCATGCTGGCTGACCTGCTCTCCACTCACCGCTCCATTGCTTTGACTGCCTGTGCCAGCCAGATGTTCTTCTCCTTCACGTTTGGCTTCACCCACTCCTTCCTGCTCACCGTCATGGGCTACGACCGCTACGTGGCCATCTGCCACCCCCTGCGCTACAATGTGCTCATGAGTGCCCATGGCTGTGCCTGCCTGGTGGCCTGGTCCTGGGCTGGAGGCTCCATCGTTGGGTTGGTGGTGACATCTGCCATTTTCCAACTCACTTTCTGTGGGTCTAATGAGATCTATCATTTTGTTTGCCATGTAAAGCCTCTTCTGAAGTTGGCCTGTGGAGAAAACGTCTTCACTCTGGCCATGGGCGTGGGCCTGGTGTGTATCACTGCCCTGCTGGGCTGCTGTCTCCTCATCCTCCTCTCTTATGCCTTCATCGTGGCCGCCATCTTGAGGATCCCCTCAGCCGAGGGCCGGCACAAGGCCTTCTCCACGTGTGCGTCCCACCTCACCATGGTGGTCGTGCACTATGGCTTTGCCTCTGTCATCTACCTCAAGCCCAAGGGTCCCCAGTCTCTGGAAGGAGACACCCTGATGGGCACCACCTACACAGTCCTCACTCCCTTCCTCAGCCCCATCATCTTCAGCCTCAGGAACAAGGAGCTGAAGAAAGCTATGAAGAAGACCATCCTCAATAAGCTCTAG